A stretch of the Streptomyces sp. NBC_01428 genome encodes the following:
- a CDS encoding M48 family metallopeptidase gives MGEDMSDGDRQQNGHEKVPSRQRRRFEGISSRAYEHPADRSALVALRRLSGFDTVFKALSGLLPERSLRLLFLSDSVRVSDAQFAHLNDMLRDACYILDLEKVPPMYVNQDPQPNAMCIGLDDPIIVVTTGLVELLDEEEMRAVVGHEVGHALSGHSVYRTILLFLTSLAVRVAWIPLGNLAIMAIVTALREWFRKSELSADRAGLLVGQDLRASMRGLMKIAGGNHLHEMNVDAFLAQAEEYESAGDLRDSVLKILNVLPRTHPFTAVRAAELKKWAESRDHQRIMDGHYPRRDEDKDTSVSDSFRQSAASYATDMKNSKDPLMKLVSDIAGGAGDLGGRVRRGFGGFGSGTDSAAGKDSGSSGKDGGAGGTGDTGDEGTDSRG, from the coding sequence ATGGGGGAAGACATGTCCGACGGCGACCGGCAGCAGAACGGGCACGAGAAGGTGCCGAGCAGGCAGCGCAGGCGCTTCGAGGGGATCTCCTCGCGGGCGTACGAGCACCCGGCGGACCGCTCGGCCCTGGTGGCCCTGCGCCGGCTGAGCGGCTTCGACACGGTCTTCAAGGCGCTCAGCGGTCTGCTGCCCGAGCGGAGTCTGCGGCTGCTGTTCCTGTCGGACTCGGTGCGGGTCTCGGACGCCCAGTTCGCGCACCTCAACGACATGCTGCGGGACGCCTGTTACATCCTGGACCTGGAGAAGGTCCCGCCGATGTACGTGAACCAGGACCCGCAGCCGAACGCCATGTGCATCGGCCTGGACGACCCGATCATCGTGGTGACGACCGGCCTCGTCGAGCTGCTGGACGAGGAGGAGATGCGGGCGGTCGTCGGCCACGAGGTCGGCCACGCGCTGTCCGGTCACTCCGTCTACCGGACGATCCTGCTGTTCCTCACCAGCCTCGCGGTCCGGGTCGCCTGGATCCCGCTGGGCAACCTCGCGATCATGGCGATCGTGACCGCGCTGCGTGAGTGGTTCCGCAAGTCGGAGCTGTCCGCGGACCGCGCCGGCCTCCTGGTCGGCCAGGACCTGCGGGCCTCGATGCGCGGCCTGATGAAGATCGCGGGCGGCAACCACCTGCACGAGATGAACGTGGACGCCTTCCTCGCGCAGGCCGAGGAGTACGAGTCGGCGGGCGACCTGCGCGACTCCGTGCTCAAGATCCTGAACGTGCTGCCCCGTACCCACCCCTTCACCGCGGTCCGCGCGGCCGAGCTGAAGAAGTGGGCTGAGTCCCGCGACCACCAGCGGATCATGGACGGCCACTACCCGCGGCGCGACGAGGACAAGGACACCTCGGTGTCGGACTCGTTCCGGCAGTCGGCGGCCAGCTACGCCACCGACATGAAGAACTCCAAGGACCCGCTGATGAAGCTGGTCAGCGACATCGCGGGCGGCGCGGGCGACCTCGGCGGCCGGGTCCGGCGCGGCTTCGGCGGCTTCGGCAGCGGCACGGACAGCGCGGCCGGCAAGGACAGCGGCAGCAGCGGCAAGGACGGCGGGGCGGGCGGCACCGGCGACACGGGCGACGAGGGCACCGACAGCCGCGGCTGA
- the nadD gene encoding nicotinate-nucleotide adenylyltransferase, with protein MGEQDMPTGPASDTGSGADGAATDGASGTAGSAAKRLTAGPRGGPSNPGKRRLGVMGGTFDPIHHGHLVAASEVAAQFHLDQVVFVPTGQPWQKTDRKVTPAEDRYLMTVIATAENPQFSVSRIDIDRGGPTYTTDTLRDLRSLNPDADLFFITGADALGQILTWRYTEELFSLAHFIGVTRPGHTLTDPGLPEGGVSLVEVPALAISSTDCRARVAKGDPVWYLVPDGVVRYIDKRELYRG; from the coding sequence ATGGGAGAGCAGGACATGCCTACCGGTCCGGCGAGTGACACGGGCAGCGGCGCCGACGGCGCCGCCACGGACGGCGCGAGCGGCACGGCCGGCAGCGCGGCGAAGCGGCTGACGGCCGGTCCCAGGGGCGGGCCCTCGAATCCGGGCAAGCGCCGTCTCGGCGTCATGGGCGGCACGTTCGACCCGATCCACCACGGTCACCTGGTGGCGGCCAGCGAGGTCGCCGCCCAGTTCCACCTCGACCAGGTCGTGTTCGTGCCGACCGGCCAGCCGTGGCAGAAGACCGACCGCAAGGTCACCCCGGCCGAGGACCGCTATCTGATGACGGTCATCGCGACCGCCGAGAACCCGCAGTTCTCGGTGAGCCGCATCGACATCGACCGCGGCGGGCCGACGTACACCACGGACACCCTGCGCGACCTGCGCTCGCTCAATCCCGACGCGGACCTCTTCTTCATCACCGGCGCCGACGCGCTCGGCCAGATCCTCACCTGGCGCTACACCGAAGAGCTGTTCTCCCTCGCGCACTTCATCGGGGTCACCCGGCCCGGCCACACCCTGACCGACCCGGGGCTCCCGGAGGGCGGTGTCTCGCTCGTCGAGGTTCCCGCGCTCGCCATCTCGTCCACAGACTGCCGTGCGAGAGTCGCCAAGGGCGATCCCGTCTGGTATCTGGTGCCGGACGGTGTGGTGCGCTACATCGACAAGCGTGAGCTGTACCGCGGCTAG
- a CDS encoding LCP family protein, whose translation MNDRYDGYTGGDPYELVGYDEFGQPVYRQVPQQPAQGYDGYGAQQQQGYGYDPYATGTQEPVHPVQPYDTGQQQQASPYDTGQQPTASPYDTGQQPTVSPYDTGRQPSAQPYGSHDAYGTGAPGAGGPAGTGYDAYGRQGAGTGQQPRVVAEQTAYIPQQAGPQEDDDSPLRADRDYRTEQFAFVEEPEAESEDVIDWLKFTENRTERREEARRRARGRVVALVVVLALVVVGGAGYLWYAGKLPGTSSDARPGTSTAVTAQKRDVIVVHLHNTKGGGTSTALLVDNTTTRQGTTVLLPNALALTDDDGSTTTLAKSVDSDGSSGTRDAVDTVLGTNIQGTWRLDTPYLNNLVELVGNVDITTNADVPDPESKKKGEAPLVKKGADQTLSGKMAVAYATYRAPGEAQNAQLERFGQVMQGVLRKLSSDKQAATTTVQTLAQILDPSLTDQDLGAFLSKLADLAKGGDYKTALLPVQQDGTLGESASSSVIKDILGGTAKSPDADAAVRVGIKNATGDKAATGQARVVLVNGGYTYLDAGSAGAAQSVSQITYGDAAKKDDAVEVAKTLGLPTSTVKKGTVTNNADVSVVLGQDYKVDTAPKG comes from the coding sequence GTGAACGACCGATACGACGGATACACGGGCGGCGATCCGTACGAACTCGTCGGCTACGACGAGTTCGGGCAGCCCGTGTACCGGCAGGTGCCGCAGCAGCCTGCCCAGGGGTACGACGGCTACGGCGCCCAGCAGCAACAGGGCTACGGCTACGACCCCTACGCGACGGGCACCCAGGAGCCCGTCCACCCCGTCCAGCCGTACGACACGGGGCAGCAGCAACAGGCGTCCCCGTACGACACCGGTCAGCAGCCGACGGCGTCCCCGTACGACACGGGACAGCAGCCCACGGTGTCGCCCTACGACACCGGCCGGCAGCCGAGCGCCCAGCCCTACGGCTCCCACGACGCCTACGGCACCGGTGCGCCCGGCGCCGGCGGGCCCGCCGGGACCGGGTACGACGCCTACGGCCGGCAGGGCGCGGGCACCGGTCAGCAGCCCCGGGTCGTCGCCGAGCAGACCGCGTACATCCCGCAGCAGGCCGGGCCCCAGGAGGACGACGACAGCCCGCTGCGCGCCGACCGGGACTACCGCACCGAGCAGTTCGCCTTCGTCGAGGAACCGGAAGCCGAGTCCGAGGACGTCATCGACTGGCTGAAGTTCACCGAGAACCGCACCGAGCGCCGCGAGGAGGCCAGGCGCCGCGCGCGCGGCCGGGTCGTCGCGCTCGTCGTGGTCCTCGCCCTCGTCGTCGTCGGAGGCGCCGGCTACCTCTGGTACGCGGGCAAGCTGCCCGGCACCTCCTCGGACGCCAGGCCGGGGACCAGCACGGCCGTCACCGCCCAGAAGCGCGACGTGATCGTCGTCCACCTGCACAACACCAAGGGCGGCGGGACCTCCACGGCACTGCTCGTCGACAACACCACCACCCGGCAGGGCACCACCGTCCTGCTGCCCAACGCGCTGGCCCTGACGGACGACGACGGCTCGACGACCACGCTCGCCAAGTCCGTCGACAGCGACGGCTCGTCCGGCACCCGGGACGCGGTCGACACCGTGCTCGGCACCAACATCCAGGGCACCTGGCGGCTCGACACCCCCTACCTCAACAACCTCGTCGAACTCGTCGGCAACGTGGACATCACCACCAACGCCGACGTGCCGGACCCCGAGTCCAAGAAGAAGGGGGAGGCCCCGCTCGTCAAGAAGGGCGCGGACCAGACCCTCAGCGGCAAGATGGCCGTCGCCTACGCCACCTACCGGGCCCCCGGCGAGGCGCAGAACGCGCAGCTGGAACGGTTCGGCCAGGTCATGCAGGGAGTGCTGCGCAAGCTGTCCTCCGACAAGCAGGCCGCGACGACCACCGTGCAGACGCTGGCGCAGATCCTCGACCCGTCCCTGACGGACCAGGACCTCGGCGCCTTCCTCTCCAAGCTCGCCGACCTCGCCAAGGGCGGCGACTACAAGACCGCGCTGCTCCCCGTGCAGCAGGACGGCACCCTCGGCGAGAGCGCCTCCAGCAGCGTGATCAAGGACATCCTCGGCGGTACGGCGAAGAGCCCGGACGCCGACGCCGCGGTCCGCGTCGGCATCAAGAACGCCACCGGCGACAAGGCGGCCACCGGACAGGCCCGCGTCGTCCTGGTCAACGGCGGCTACACCTACCTGGACGCCGGATCCGCCGGCGCGGCCCAGAGCGTGTCGCAGATCACCTACGGCGACGCGGCGAAGAAGGACGACGCCGTGGAGGTCGCCAAGACGCTGGGGCTGCCGACCAGCACGGTCAAGAAGGGCACGGTCACCAACAACGCCGACGTCTCGGTCGTCCTCGGCCAGGACTACAAGGTCGACACGGCGCCCAAGGGGTGA
- the rsfS gene encoding ribosome silencing factor, with amino-acid sequence MTATDRSIELIKTAAQAAADKLAHDIIAYDVSDVLSITDAFLLASAPNDRQVKSIVDEIEERLSKELGVKPVRREGDREARWVLLDYVDIVVHVQHSEERVFYALERLWKDCPELDLPEEAKATRGKGAEHAKFQAEEDSAELEELR; translated from the coding sequence GTGACCGCCACGGACCGCTCCATCGAGCTCATCAAGACCGCCGCACAGGCGGCCGCAGACAAGCTCGCGCACGACATCATCGCCTACGACGTGAGCGATGTGCTCTCGATCACCGACGCCTTCCTGCTGGCGTCCGCCCCGAACGACCGCCAGGTCAAGTCGATCGTCGACGAGATCGAGGAGCGCCTCAGCAAGGAGCTCGGCGTCAAGCCGGTGCGCCGCGAGGGCGACCGCGAGGCCCGCTGGGTCCTGCTCGACTACGTCGACATCGTGGTGCACGTCCAGCACAGCGAGGAGCGTGTCTTCTACGCCCTCGAGCGCCTGTGGAAGGACTGCCCCGAGCTGGACCTCCCCGAGGAGGCCAAGGCGACCCGCGGCAAGGGCGCCGAGCACGCCAAGTTCCAGGCCGAGGAGGACTCCGCCGAACTGGAGGAGCTGCGGTGA
- a CDS encoding histidine phosphatase family protein, with protein sequence MTGGAEKRPGAESGGRPGRGRRLILWRHGQTSWNVERRFQGTTDVALTETGVGQARRAARLLASLKPDAIVASDLQRAANTAAELAALTGLEVTHDEGLRETYAGVWQGLTHEEIIARHGEEYAAWKRGEAVRRGGGELESEVADRAAPVVLRHAEKLPDDGTLVVVSHGGTIRTTIGRLLGLESQHWESLGGLSNCCWSVLGEGARGWRLLEHNAGTLPEPVLGDDD encoded by the coding sequence GTGACCGGTGGGGCCGAGAAGAGGCCGGGCGCGGAGAGCGGCGGCAGGCCGGGTCGCGGCCGCCGCCTCATCCTCTGGAGGCACGGCCAGACCTCGTGGAACGTGGAGCGCCGCTTCCAGGGCACCACGGACGTCGCGCTGACCGAGACGGGTGTCGGGCAGGCCAGGCGCGCCGCCCGGCTGCTCGCCTCGCTGAAGCCCGACGCCATCGTCGCCTCGGACCTCCAGCGGGCCGCGAACACGGCCGCCGAGCTGGCCGCGCTGACCGGCCTCGAGGTCACGCACGACGAGGGCCTGCGGGAGACCTACGCGGGCGTCTGGCAGGGCCTGACGCACGAGGAGATCATCGCCCGCCACGGCGAGGAGTACGCCGCGTGGAAGCGCGGTGAGGCCGTCCGTCGCGGCGGAGGCGAGCTGGAGAGCGAGGTCGCCGACCGCGCCGCCCCCGTGGTGCTGCGGCACGCGGAGAAGCTCCCGGACGACGGCACGCTCGTCGTCGTCAGCCACGGCGGCACGATCCGCACCACGATCGGCCGTCTGCTCGGCCTGGAGTCCCAGCACTGGGAGAGCCTCGGCGGGCTGTCCAACTGCTGCTGGTCGGTCCTCGGCGAGGGCGCCCGCGGCTGGCGGCTCCTGGAGCACAACGCCGGCACGCTGCCCGAACCGGTGCTCGGCGACGACGACTGA
- a CDS encoding NADH-quinone oxidoreductase subunit NuoF family protein — translation MNEALPDVPEVRVVGLPQLTSGFDLVERLDLPMHLKVHGPLEPMGGEQLAGLAEAISLKGRGGAGFPFAKKLRSVAESAIKKGIRPVVVVNGSEDEPACRKDTVLINRAPHLILDGALLAAEAMGARTLVIGVTRESTQRSMEAALAERGLSNRRGSPLRARVQRNPVRMVTGAAASLVRSIDGGPAIPPGRKISASQSGVGGAPTLLSNAETFAQLAIAARIGPDRYRNTGLYDEPGTVMLTVSGAVARPMVIEVPTGVPLRYVLQLAGAPPMPQGVLTGGYHGKWLDAAAVNEAIVSRDNLAAVGGALGAGAIMPITQQTCPLGESLRVAQWLAEESAGQCGPCYLGLPAAARGLEDILNGGGPAALEAVKQVAKSVKRRGACSHPDGSAMFIESTLKAFTDDLAAHVLGNGCGRPVEGVLPLFEGGRAPAGIPGGQGEQDTGSSRQKIYVDWTLCRGHGLCADILPEVFELGADGFPTVAQASVPRYAEAKALRAVRRCPALALRLEEDTRSAAPARNNLPVLSQGRGRRALGSGR, via the coding sequence GTGAACGAGGCCCTGCCCGACGTCCCGGAGGTCCGCGTCGTCGGACTTCCGCAGCTCACGTCGGGTTTCGACCTGGTTGAACGTCTTGATCTGCCCATGCACCTGAAGGTGCACGGTCCGCTCGAACCGATGGGTGGCGAACAGCTCGCGGGACTCGCCGAGGCGATCTCCCTGAAGGGGCGCGGCGGCGCCGGTTTCCCCTTCGCCAAGAAACTGCGCTCGGTTGCCGAATCGGCCATCAAGAAGGGCATCCGCCCGGTGGTCGTCGTCAACGGAAGCGAGGACGAACCGGCCTGCCGCAAGGACACGGTGCTCATCAACCGTGCCCCGCACCTGATCCTGGACGGCGCCCTGCTGGCCGCCGAGGCCATGGGGGCGCGCACGCTCGTGATCGGCGTGACCCGCGAATCGACCCAGCGCTCCATGGAGGCCGCGCTGGCCGAACGCGGCCTGAGCAACCGGCGCGGATCGCCGCTGCGCGCGCGGGTGCAGCGCAATCCGGTCCGGATGGTGACCGGGGCCGCCGCCTCGCTGGTGCGGTCGATCGACGGCGGGCCGGCCATCCCGCCGGGCCGCAAGATCAGCGCGTCACAGAGCGGTGTGGGCGGTGCGCCAACCCTCCTGTCGAACGCGGAGACCTTCGCCCAGCTGGCCATCGCAGCCCGCATCGGCCCCGACCGCTACCGCAACACGGGCCTCTACGACGAGCCCGGCACCGTCATGCTCACCGTCTCGGGCGCGGTCGCGCGCCCCATGGTGATCGAGGTCCCCACGGGCGTGCCGCTGCGGTACGTCCTCCAGCTGGCCGGCGCCCCGCCGATGCCGCAGGGCGTGCTGACCGGCGGCTATCACGGCAAGTGGCTGGACGCGGCGGCGGTCAACGAGGCGATCGTCTCGCGCGACAACCTGGCCGCGGTGGGCGGCGCGCTCGGCGCCGGCGCCATCATGCCGATCACCCAGCAGACCTGCCCGCTCGGCGAATCGCTGCGGGTGGCCCAGTGGCTGGCCGAGGAGAGCGCGGGACAGTGCGGTCCCTGCTACCTCGGGCTGCCGGCCGCGGCCCGCGGCCTGGAGGACATCCTCAACGGCGGCGGCCCCGCGGCCCTGGAGGCCGTGAAGCAGGTCGCCAAGTCCGTGAAGCGGCGCGGCGCGTGCTCCCACCCGGACGGCTCGGCGATGTTCATCGAGTCGACCCTCAAGGCGTTCACGGACGACCTGGCCGCCCATGTCCTCGGAAACGGCTGCGGACGGCCCGTGGAGGGCGTTCTGCCGCTCTTCGAGGGCGGCAGGGCACCCGCGGGCATCCCGGGCGGCCAGGGCGAGCAGGACACGGGCTCCAGCCGCCAGAAGATCTACGTCGACTGGACGCTGTGCCGCGGGCACGGCCTGTGCGCCGACATCCTCCCCGAGGTCTTCGAGCTGGGGGCCGACGGCTTCCCGACCGTCGCGCAGGCCTCCGTGCCCCGCTACGCCGAGGCGAAGGCCCTGCGGGCGGTACGGCGCTGCCCGGCGCTCGCCCTGCGCCTGGAGGAGGACACCCGGTCCGCCGCGCCGGCCCGCAACAACCTGCCGGTGCTGTCCCAGGGGCGCGGCCGGCGTGCCCTGGGCAGCGGCCGATGA
- a CDS encoding ferric reductase-like transmembrane domain-containing protein yields MNPRRNNSSLPRAGRSAYGAASAAALLLIPVVVLVGGNGVRDFLNFGAGVLSLVALSCSVIWGLVATDRIFLNTRQRLVAQAVHRTTAVSSVAFLFLHITVKLALDHTTLLAALVPFGLGVTGTAGLIGFGSLAALLMVFTAITGALRSAFASPAPIAARWRAVHMLAYPAWCSALVHGLYAGRQAKPIFTILYSLCLVAVMGALALRVAPAPVKRKVAARVLALMGNNNGPGARDFREDLDASRAANAEAPLPGFSARSARPPAGGNFVPSQRMDSPSAPYDTAAEAGAANAGTNGFAAAYRAVSTPGGDGSGAGGTQQFPMPPAMQPTEMFPRVDAGGASGSWPVPSPPPVGEAPQSAYDPLADTGYNIPVYDNPAVDAYGMSDVYDTGESNAAYRTYNTNDTYDSGPTPDVLPGAFDAPGSGESWNAPSGGFK; encoded by the coding sequence ATGAACCCTCGTCGCAACAACAGCTCGCTTCCCCGAGCGGGCCGTTCGGCCTACGGGGCGGCCAGTGCTGCCGCCCTTCTCCTCATCCCCGTGGTCGTCCTGGTGGGAGGCAATGGAGTCCGTGACTTCCTGAACTTCGGCGCCGGCGTGCTGTCGCTGGTCGCTCTGTCGTGCTCGGTGATCTGGGGCCTCGTCGCCACCGACCGGATCTTCCTGAACACCCGCCAGCGGCTGGTGGCACAGGCCGTGCACCGGACCACCGCCGTCTCCTCCGTCGCCTTCCTGTTCCTGCACATCACCGTCAAACTGGCGCTCGACCACACCACCCTGCTCGCCGCCCTCGTCCCCTTCGGTCTCGGTGTCACCGGCACGGCCGGCCTCATCGGCTTCGGCTCGCTGGCCGCCCTGCTCATGGTCTTCACCGCGATCACCGGTGCGCTGCGGAGCGCCTTCGCCTCCCCGGCGCCGATCGCGGCCCGCTGGCGCGCGGTGCACATGCTGGCCTACCCCGCCTGGTGCTCGGCGCTGGTCCACGGGCTCTACGCGGGTCGACAGGCGAAGCCGATCTTCACCATCCTCTACAGCCTGTGCCTCGTCGCGGTCATGGGCGCGCTGGCGCTGCGGGTGGCGCCCGCCCCCGTCAAGCGCAAGGTCGCGGCTCGCGTCCTCGCGCTCATGGGCAACAACAACGGCCCCGGCGCCCGCGACTTCCGCGAGGACCTCGACGCGTCCCGCGCGGCCAACGCGGAGGCCCCCCTGCCGGGCTTCTCGGCACGCTCGGCCCGGCCGCCCGCGGGCGGGAACTTCGTCCCCTCCCAGCGCATGGACTCCCCCTCCGCGCCGTACGACACCGCCGCGGAAGCAGGCGCGGCGAACGCGGGCACGAACGGTTTCGCCGCGGCCTACCGGGCCGTGTCCACCCCCGGCGGCGACGGCTCCGGGGCCGGCGGGACGCAGCAGTTCCCGATGCCGCCGGCCATGCAGCCGACCGAGATGTTCCCCCGCGTCGACGCCGGCGGCGCGTCGGGCAGCTGGCCCGTCCCCTCGCCGCCCCCCGTCGGTGAGGCCCCGCAGTCGGCGTACGACCCGCTGGCCGACACGGGATACAACATCCCGGTCTATGACAATCCGGCCGTCGACGCGTACGGCATGAGTGACGTGTACGACACCGGTGAGTCGAATGCCGCCTATCGCACGTACAACACCAACGACACGTACGACAGCGGTCCCACGCCTGACGTACTGCCGGGCGCCTTCGACGCTCCTGGCTCCGGTGAATCATGGAACGCCCCTTCCGGAGGCTTTAAGTGA
- the leuS gene encoding leucine--tRNA ligase, with amino-acid sequence MSETNTAATAEVAAPHRYTAALAADIEARWQDFWDAEGTYEAPNPVGDLAGDPELVAKPKKFIMDMFPYPSGAGLHVGHPLGYIATDVFARFQRMTGHNVLHTLGFDAFGLPAEQYAVQTGTHPRVSTEANMENMKVQLRALGLGHDKRRSFATIDPEYYKWTQWIFLQIFNSWYDDEAGKARPIAELVAQFESGERGVGGDRSWNELDAAERADVLSEYRLAYASDAPVNWCPGLGTVLANEEVTADGRSERGNFPVFKAKLRQWNMRITAYADRLLDDLDALDWPEAIKLQQRNWIGRSEGARVDFPVDGEAITVFTTRQDTLFGATYMVLAPEHPLVEKFTPAAWPEGTHDAWTGGHATPAEAVAAYRAQAASKSDVERQAEAKDKTGVFTGAFATNPVNGEQVPVFIADYVLMGYGTGAIMAVPAHDTRDFAFARAFELPVRCVVEPSDDRGTDASTWDDAFASYDAKIVNSTGDEISLDGLGVVDAKARITEWLERRGIGRGTVNFRLRDWLFSRQRYWGEPFPIVYDEDGIAHPLPESMLPLELPEVEDYSPRTFDPDDADTSPETPLSRNEDWVNVTLDLGDGRGPQKYRRETNTMPNWAGSCWYELRYLDPHNDRKLVDPVVEQYWMGPREGQPTGGVDLYVGGAEHAVLHLLYARFWSKVLFDLGHVSSAEPFHRLFNQGMIQAFVYRDSRGIAVPAAEVEERDGAYYYQGEKVSRLLGKMGKSLKNAVTPDEICAEYGADTLRLYEMAMGPLDVSRPWDTRAVVGQYRLLQRLWRNVVDEATGEVTVVDTAGADVEESTLRALHKAIDGVRQDLEGMRFNTAIAKVTELNNHLTKVGGPVARPVAEALVLMVAPLAPHIAEELWRRLGHTDSVVHQDFPVADPAYVVDETVTCVVQVKGKVKARLEVSPAISDEELEKVALADEKVVAALGGAGIRKVVVRAPKLVNIVTA; translated from the coding sequence ATGAGCGAGACGAACACCGCTGCCACCGCCGAAGTGGCCGCGCCGCACCGCTACACGGCCGCCCTGGCGGCCGACATCGAGGCACGCTGGCAGGACTTCTGGGACGCCGAGGGCACGTACGAGGCGCCGAACCCCGTCGGGGACCTGGCCGGTGATCCCGAGCTGGTCGCCAAGCCCAAGAAGTTCATCATGGACATGTTCCCGTACCCCTCCGGTGCGGGCCTGCACGTCGGGCACCCGCTGGGCTACATCGCCACCGACGTCTTCGCCCGCTTCCAGCGCATGACCGGCCACAACGTCCTGCACACCCTGGGCTTCGACGCCTTCGGCCTGCCCGCCGAGCAGTACGCGGTGCAGACCGGCACGCACCCGCGCGTGTCCACCGAGGCCAACATGGAGAACATGAAGGTCCAGCTGCGCGCGCTGGGCCTGGGCCACGACAAGCGCCGGTCGTTCGCCACGATCGACCCCGAGTACTACAAGTGGACCCAGTGGATCTTCCTGCAGATCTTCAACTCCTGGTACGACGACGAGGCCGGCAAGGCCCGTCCGATCGCCGAACTGGTCGCGCAGTTCGAGTCCGGTGAACGCGGCGTCGGCGGCGACCGCTCCTGGAACGAGCTGGACGCCGCCGAGCGCGCCGACGTCCTGAGCGAGTACCGCCTGGCGTACGCCTCCGACGCCCCGGTCAACTGGTGCCCCGGCCTGGGCACCGTCCTGGCCAACGAGGAGGTCACCGCCGACGGCCGTTCCGAGCGCGGCAACTTCCCCGTCTTCAAGGCCAAGCTGCGCCAGTGGAACATGCGCATCACCGCCTACGCGGACCGCCTGCTGGACGACCTGGACGCCCTGGACTGGCCCGAGGCCATCAAGCTGCAGCAGCGCAACTGGATCGGCCGCTCCGAGGGCGCACGCGTCGACTTCCCCGTCGACGGGGAGGCCATCACGGTCTTCACCACCCGCCAGGACACCCTGTTCGGCGCCACCTACATGGTGCTGGCGCCCGAGCACCCGCTGGTCGAGAAGTTCACCCCGGCCGCCTGGCCCGAGGGCACCCACGACGCGTGGACCGGCGGACACGCGACGCCCGCCGAGGCCGTCGCCGCCTACCGCGCGCAGGCCGCCTCGAAGTCCGACGTCGAGCGGCAGGCCGAGGCCAAGGACAAGACCGGCGTCTTCACCGGCGCGTTCGCGACCAACCCGGTCAACGGCGAGCAGGTCCCCGTCTTCATCGCCGACTACGTGCTGATGGGCTACGGCACCGGCGCGATCATGGCCGTCCCGGCGCACGACACCCGCGACTTCGCCTTCGCGCGCGCCTTCGAACTGCCCGTGCGCTGCGTGGTCGAGCCCTCCGACGACCGCGGCACCGACGCCTCCACCTGGGACGACGCCTTCGCCTCGTACGACGCGAAGATCGTCAACTCCACCGGCGACGAGATCTCCCTGGACGGCCTGGGCGTCGTCGACGCCAAGGCGCGCATCACCGAGTGGCTGGAGCGCCGGGGCATCGGCCGGGGCACCGTCAACTTCCGGCTGCGCGACTGGCTGTTCAGCCGCCAGCGCTACTGGGGCGAGCCCTTCCCGATCGTCTACGACGAGGACGGCATCGCCCACCCGCTGCCCGAGTCGATGCTGCCCCTGGAGCTGCCGGAGGTCGAGGACTACTCGCCGCGCACCTTCGACCCGGACGACGCGGACACCTCCCCGGAGACCCCGCTGTCCCGCAACGAGGACTGGGTGAACGTCACCCTGGACCTGGGCGACGGCCGCGGCCCCCAGAAGTACCGCCGCGAGACCAACACCATGCCCAACTGGGCCGGTTCCTGCTGGTACGAGCTGCGCTACCTGGACCCGCACAACGACCGGAAGCTGGTCGACCCGGTCGTCGAGCAGTACTGGATGGGCCCGCGCGAGGGACAGCCGACCGGCGGCGTCGACCTGTACGTCGGCGGCGCCGAGCACGCCGTGCTGCACCTGCTGTACGCCCGCTTCTGGTCCAAGGTGCTGTTCGACCTGGGCCACGTGTCCTCGGCCGAACCGTTCCACAGGCTGTTCAACCAGGGCATGATCCAGGCCTTCGTGTACCGCGACAGCCGCGGCATCGCCGTACCGGCCGCCGAGGTGGAGGAGCGCGACGGCGCCTACTACTACCAGGGCGAGAAGGTCTCCCGGCTGCTGGGCAAGATGGGCAAGTCCCTGAAGAACGCGGTCACTCCGGACGAGATCTGCGCCGAGTACGGCGCGGACACCCTGCGCCTGTACGAGATGGCGATGGGCCCCCTGGACGTGTCCCGCCCCTGGGACACGCGCGCGGTGGTCGGCCAGTACCGCCTGCTGCAGCGGCTGTGGCGCAACGTCGTCGACGAGGCGACCGGCGAGGTCACCGTCGTCGACACCGCCGGGGCCGACGTCGAGGAGAGCACCCTGCGGGCCCTGCACAAGGCCATCGACGGCGTGCGCCAGGACCTGGAGGGCATGCGCTTCAACACCGCCATCGCCAAGGTCACCGAGCTGAACAACCACCTGACCAAGGTGGGCGGCCCCGTCGCGCGCCCGGTCGCCGAGGCACTGGTCCTGATGGTCGCGCCGCTGGCCCCGCACATCGCCGAGGAACTGTGGCGCAGGCTGGGCCACACCGACTCGGTCGTCCACCAGGACTTCCCGGTCGCCGACCCGGCGTACGTCGTGGACGAGACCGTGACCTGCGTCGTGCAGGTCAAGGGCAAGGTCAAGGCCCGCCTGGAGGTCTCCCCGGCGATCTCCGACGAGGAGCTGGAGAAGGTGGCGCTGGCCGACGAGAAGGTCGTCGCGGCACTGGGCGGCGCGGGGATCCGCAAGGTCGTCGTGCGGGCGCCGAAGCTGGTCAACATCGTCACCGCCTAG